The DNA sequence CCGGTTGCAGCTGCGCAGATTGGGCGGCACCCATTGGGCGACGTCGGACTGGTGTGCCCGCCACATTAGCCTCCTCTGATTGGGCGATTTCGAATCAGCCACCATGTTGGTCTCATCAGTTTCTAAATCCTGGACAACGATCTGCCACACCCGCCAATTTTCAAGCTCGTCACGCTCATCTTTGTTGACGAAGTAAATGAAATTCCCTTGGAACCCAAAGAAGTCCTCAGCGCTGACGGACATGGACGAGCTTGGGCTCAAGAACAATATACGGTCGTGGATATCATCCACCTCGACGGCCACCGCCGGCCTGCTTATGTCACCTGGCTCCAGCCTGAAGACACGGAATTCGGGGATGATATTCCCACTTGCAGTCCAGTTGTCGTAATGGGACGCAGCCAGCAGCAGTTTTCCGGCCGCTACAACCAAGTAGCTTGGATAATAAGTGCGCGGCACGCAGTACGGCATGGCGTAACATGCGGCAATCGTCGCCCTCCCCGGGGGGCCTGGGTCAACCTTGAGGACTGCCCAGTAGTCGTTTTCGCCGTATATCGCGCACAGTGTCCGGTTGTCGTAGGGAACAACGTCGCGCATCCGAACTGTAATTTGCACCAGAAAATTCGCGTTTGCTGTCCATGATTCGTCACCATGGCGCCACGTATACCATCTAATGGTCACTCCGCGTGTGAAGAGGACCGCCACGAAGTCCCGGTCGAG is a window from the Musa acuminata AAA Group cultivar baxijiao chromosome BXJ2-1, Cavendish_Baxijiao_AAA, whole genome shotgun sequence genome containing:
- the LOC103998580 gene encoding uncharacterized protein LOC103998580, whose translation is MANEVPRRAMWAGLRSQLVKFTSIFFTSVDDYLRFRAVCKSWRSAVPHRPDHLPTQLPFLLLVSTSEPRIGAAFRLTAASAGNVLPLPNRANRLCIGTSFGWLILLCMKDRLINLFNPVTAENIRLPYLDVLSFADVVSDGDGPVIVAEKAVLSSDPTLDRDFVAVLFTRGVTIRWYTWRHGDESWTANANFLVQITVRMRDVVPYDNRTLCAIYGENDYWAVLKVDPGPPGRATIAACYAMPYCVPRTYYPSYLVVAAGKLLLAASHYDNWTASGNIIPEFRVFRLEPGDISRPAVAVEVDDIHDRILFLSPSSSMSVSAEDFFGFQGNFIYFVNKDERDELENWRVWQIVVQDLETDETNMVADSKSPNQRRLMWRAHQSDVAQWVPPNLRSCNR